A section of the Triticum dicoccoides isolate Atlit2015 ecotype Zavitan chromosome 7A, WEW_v2.0, whole genome shotgun sequence genome encodes:
- the LOC119330923 gene encoding uncharacterized protein LOC119330923, producing the protein MVEIAARFMDKVEEQAVAAAAADDDEDVAGSVDGDEVEMEPVEPMPEPPDDAGPVCWPMPDFCPLTIDGVVKESFLETLRKEKDAEELLGEAEPGPTPSPDSRPSSSKRQRAVAGSPSSRSPCPYSNLLQVFQQCKQDVA; encoded by the exons ATGGTCGAGATCGCCGCGCGCTTCATG GATAAGGTCGAGGAGcaggcggtggccgcggcggcggcggatgaCGACGAGGATGTCGCCGGGAGCGTCGACGGCGACGAGGTGGAGATGGAGCCCGTGGAGCCCATGCCGGAGCCCCCCGACGACGCCGGCCCCGTCTGCTGGCCCATGCCGGACTTCTGCCCTCTCACG ATCGacggggtggtgaaggagtcgttccTGGAGACCCTTCGGAAGGAGAAGGACGCGGAGGAGCTGCTCGGGGAGGCCGAGCCGGGGCCGACGCCCAGCCCGGACTCGCGGCCGTCCAGCAGCAAGCGCCAGCGCGCCGTCGCCGGGTCGCCGTCATCCAGGAGCCCGTGCCCGTACAGCAACCTCCTCCAGGTGTTCCAGCAGTGCAAGCAAGACGTTGCCTGA